A region from the Linepithema humile isolate Giens D197 chromosome 1, Lhum_UNIL_v1.0, whole genome shotgun sequence genome encodes:
- the Ldh gene encoding L-lactate dehydrogenase produces the protein MATLKDQLLTTVSEPVSTSRNKISIVGVGQVGMACAFSILTNHVSSEVALIDVMADKLKGEMLDLQHGSAFLKNARVNASTNYAVTANSSLCIVTAGARQREGETRLNLVQRNTDIFKGIIPKLVKYSPNTILLIVSNPVDILTYVAWKLSGLPKNRVIGSGTNLDSARFRFLLSQKLKVAPTSCHSWIIGEHGDTSVPVWSGVNVAGVRFRDLNEHVGTDKDKEHWDELHKLVIQSAYEVIKLKGYTSWAIGLSVSHLASAILRNSNQVHAVSTLVTGHHGINEEVFLSLPCALGEDGVTHIVQQKLMDDELALLHKSSAMMHEVQRDLKF, from the exons atggCAACATTGAAAGATCAGCTTTTAACTACTGTGTCGGAGCCTGTCTCGACtagtagaaataaaatttcaatagtcGGTGTCGGTCAAGTTGGAATGGCCTGTGCTTTTAGTATTTTGACAAAC CATGTCTCGAGCGAGGTGGCATTAATTGACGTAATGGCGGACAAATTAAAAGGAGAGATGTTGGATTTGCAACACGGCAGTGCGTTTCTGAAAAACGCAAGAGTTAACGCTAGTACAAACTACGCTGTGACTGCGAATTCAAGTCTTTGCATCGTGACGGCTGGCGCTCGTCAGCGCGAAGGTGAAACCAGATTGAATCTGGTTCAACGTAACACTGATATTTTCAAAGGCATTATTCCTAAATTAGTCAAATATAGTCCGAACACGATACTTCTCATCGTTTCTAACCCGGTGGATATCTTAACATATGTGGCATGGAAACTTTCTGGCTTGCCAAAGAACAGAGTTATTGGCAGCGGTACGAATCTGGACTCTGCCCGCTTCCGCTTTTTGTTATCGCAAAAACTTAAAGTCGCACCTACATCTTGCCACAGCTGGATTATCGGAGAACACGGTGACACTAGCG TGCCTGTGTGGTCTGGAGTTAATGTTGCCGGAGTACGTTTTCGTGATTTGAACGAACACGTGGGAACCGATAAAGACAAAGAACATTGGGACGAGTTGCATAAGCTGGTAATCCAAAGTGCATATGAGGTAATTAAACTTAAAGGATATACCTCGTGGGCTATCGGCCTCAGCGTGTCGCACCTCGCGTCAGCGATACTGAGAAATTCCAATCAAGTGCATGCTGTATCCACGCTGGTTACC gGTCATCACGGAATTAACGAGGAAGTGTTTTTATCATTACCTTGCGCGCTGGGTGAAGATGGCGTTACTCATATCGTTCAGCAGAAGTTAATGGATGATGAATTAGCATTGCTGCATAAATCGTCAGCAATGATGCACGAAGTGCAAAGAGATCTTAAATTCTAG
- the LOC105676840 gene encoding retinol dehydrogenase 11-like, whose product MWPFNTLCDSTARLDGKTVIITGANSGIGKETARDLYRRGARVILACRNMEKANAAMDDIKRNPFSKVDGQQVRDKTGDLAVYQLDLSSFQSVRKCAKSLLTKEPVIHILINNAGIAMYPFEKTEDGNEMHLQSNYLGHFLLTLLLLPKLRSSGFGCRIINVSSMAHWFGNINFDDINLEKSYGPWKAYAQSKLANILFTKELAHQLAKVHIRGINVYALHPGIVSTEIGRHVGKTFFSGSDKLFNFLTWMFFKNVVQGAQTTIYYAVDEKAGEETGLYYSDCSPAMTSSKAMNADYSKKLWDVSCRLLHLEPEENLVTLLNTISRQIAD is encoded by the exons atgtgGCCTTTTAATACCTTGTGTGATAGTACGGCGCGTCTTGATGGCAAAACTGTGATTATAACGGGAGCAAATTCTGGAATCGGTAAGGAGACTGCCAGAGATTTATATCGAAGAG GTGCCAGGGTGATTTTGGCTTGTCGTAATATGGAAAAGGCAAACGCTGCAATGGACGACATAAAGAGGAATCCATTttcaaa AGTGGATGGGCAACAGGTGAGGGATAAAACAGGTGATCTCGCGGTTTACCAACTGGATCTCAGCAGTTTTCAAAGTGTAAGAAAATGTGCTAAGAGTTTACTAACAAAGGAACCGGTGATTCATATTCTCATAAACAATGCCGGCATTGCAATGTATCCATTCGAGAAAACCGAGGACGGAAACGAGATGCACCTGCAGTCGAATTATCTcggacattttcttttaacgcTGCTACTACTACCGAAATTGCGATCATCTGGCTTTGGCTGCAGGATAATTAACGTATCGTCTATGGCGCATTGGT TtggcaatataaattttgatgatatcAATTTGGAAAAGTCTTATGGACCATGGAAAGCTTATGCACAGAGTAAACTGgcaaatattctatttactAAAGAACTCGCGCATCAATTAGCAA agGTACACATACGAGGGATAAATGTTTACGCCTTACATCCTGGTATTGTATCAACGGAAATAGGACGTCATGTTGGCAAAACCTTTTTTTCTGGTTCGgataaacttttcaattttcttacaTGGATGTTTTTTAAGAATGTAGTGCAAGGAGCACAAACAACGATATATTATGCGGTAGATGAAAAAGCGGGCGAAGAGACTGGGCTCTATTATTC TGATTGCAGTCCTGCCATGACATCTAGCAAAGCGATGAATGCCGATTATAGCAAAAAGTTGTGGGATGTATCTTGTCGACTATTGCATTTGGAGCCAGAGGAAAATcttgttacattattaaatactatCTCACGTCAAATTGCTGATTAA
- the LOC105675842 gene encoding actin-like protein 6B, whose product MSGGVYGGDEVGAIIFDVGHQSLRVGYGGEDTPKAEIPTTLGVWEEPADPAGVDCNNVTRKHYNIDVTAIQVRKKDMEIVSLMKDGMIEDWDMFERLTEYTYKQRLHALSEHHPILMTECPWNTRLKREKLLELMFEKFNVPAMYICKNAVLAAYANGRSTAMVVDSGATHTSAVPVHDGYVITQGIVKSPLGGDFITMQCRQFFEEKDVELVPACLVASKDVVRERDPPRWTKRPGSTPTSSWLSYMVRELLQDFQMNCLQVSDSPYDEDIANTLPMKHYEFPTGYNDDYGSIRLIIPEALFDPSNVKGVGASILGIGPLVTTSVGMCDMDIRPSLYGSVVVTGGNSCLQGFSDRLNRDLASKTPPSMRLKIISANSSSERRYGAWIGGSILSSLGSFQQMWLSRQEYEESGKLILERCA is encoded by the exons ATGAGCGGTGGTGTCTACGGCGGTG ACGAGGTAGGTGCTATCATCTTCGACGTCGGACACCAGAGCCTCCGCGTGGGATATGGCGGCGAGGACACGCCGAAGGCCGAGATCCCGACTACCCTTGGAGTGTGGGAGGAACCCGCCGATCCCGCCGGCGTTGATTGCAACAATGTCACCAGGAAGCACTACAATATCGACGTCACAGCTATCCAAGTGCGAAAGAAGG ATATGGAGATAGTAAGCCTGATGAAAGACGGCATGATCGAAGATTGGGACATGTTCGAGCGACTAACCGAATACACCTATAAACAACGATTGCACGCTCTGTCCGAACACCACCCAATCTTGATGACCGAGTGCCCGTGGAATACGAGACTGAAACGTGAAAAATTGCTGGAGCTAATGTTCGAAAAATTCAACGTACCAGCCATGTATATTTGTAAGAACGCCGTACTGGCCGCGTACGCTAACGGCAGATCCACGGCGATGGTTGTAGACAGCGGTGCTACACATACAAGCGCAGTTCCGGTTCATGACGGTTACGTTATCACTCAAGGAATCGTTAAGAGTCCTTTAGGTGGCGACTTCATCACCATGCAATGTAGACAGTTTTTCGAGGAGAAGGATGTCGAATTAGTACCGGCTTGTCTCGTCGCTAGTAAAG atgTGGTACGTGAGAGAGATCCACCTCGCTGGACGAAACGACCTGGATCGACACCAACATCTTCCTGGCTGAGCTATATGGTTCGAGAACTACTGCAAGATTTTCAAATGAATTGCCTGCAAGTGTCAGATAGTCCTTATGACGAAGACATAGCAAATACTTTGCCTATGAAACATTATGAATTCCCGACTGGTTACAATGACGATTATGGATCCATAAGACTCATAATACCGGAAGCTCTTTTTGATCCTAGCAATGTTAAGGGCGTTGGCGCGAGTATTTTAGGGATCGGTCCTTTGGTCACCACGAGTGTTGGAATGTGCGATATGGACATCAGACCA AGTTTATACGGCAGTGTAGTAGTGACCGGTGGTAATTCCTGTCTTCAAGGATTCAGCGACAGATTAAATCGAGATCTGGCCAGCAAGACTCCACCG AGTATGAGACTGAAAATAATTAGTGCGAATAGCTCAAGTGAGCGTCGTTATGGTGCCTGGATTGGCGGCTCGATCCTCAGTTCCTTAGGCTCGTTTCAGCAAATGTGGCTGTCACGTCAGGAATACGAAGAATCTGGCAAGCTCATTCTAGAAAGATGCGCGTAA